CCAGGGCACCAGCAGACGTGAGGGATCCAGCAACCAGCAGGCAGCCGGCACTCATTGATATAAACAGGCCAGGATTCTTTTTTAACATTGTAGTTATCTCCAGTTTCCAGGATTGCACAGCGACTTACTTGTTATTTGTTCGCTGTGCGCACATAATGTTCTCTATGAGAACGTAAGAAGAAAAGCTTATATATCACCCAGTGTCAAAATAATTCTGGAGAGAGACAAGGATGACCCTGCATCAGGAAAAAGAACAAAAGCTTATAGTTCAATCATTTATAAGAGGCCTGGAAGTAATAAAAACTTTTGGGGAAGGGGCCGCGACACTTTCGCTGTCTGAGGTTGCCAGCCGGGCGGGCATTTCGCGGGCCAGTGCGCGAAGGCTGTTGCATACTCTTTGTGACCAGGGCTATGCACGCACAGATGGAAAACAGTTCTGGCTGACCCCCCGAATTCTGGAACTGGGTTTCTCGTACCTGTCCTCCATGGAGATCTGGTCATTCGCACAGACCTGCATGGAGGAGCTGGTACAGCGTGTACACGAGTCCTGTTCGATTGCAGTGCTTGACGGATATGACATCTACTACGTTATGCGCGTTCCAACCCGAAAACTGCTCAAAAGCACCCTGAACGTTGGCTCGACGCTTCCGGCCCATGTGGTCTCCCTTGGCCGGATACAGCTTGCAGAGCTTACGGATGACGAGCTCGACCATTTCCTTGAAACGGCCAACATCGAGCCATACACGGGGTTTACCGTCACAGACAAAAACAGGCTACGCGAGATCATCCGGGAAGATGGTGCCAAAGGCTGGTCAGTGGTTGACCGTGAGCTGGAAGAAGGCATGTGTGGCATCTCTGTCCCCATCCACAACCCACAGGGCAAAACAATCGCGGCCATCAATATCACTCTGCCCCCAAGCAAGGCAGCAGAAACGGGCGTACTGGATTACCTGCGGGATCAGCTTCAGGAAACCGCCAGCCAGATTCACCGCGAACTTGCCCGGCGACAATAAATATCCGGAAACCGTACCCCTATACACCAAAAGCATAGCTCTGATAACAAATATGCTTTTCTCTGTAGCACGCTAACTTGGTAACGTGTACGCAATAACAACTTCAAGCGCCCGTCGGAGAACACTATGGTTTTATCCAAACCCACCATGTCCCTGGTTGATGCGATCACGTCAAGGCGCTCCACCCGGGGTTTCCTGCCTGACCAGGTCCCCCAGGATGTCATGCAGCATGTATTCGAAATTGCCCAACAGGCACCTTCGAACTGCAACACTCAACCATGGAAAGTGTTTGTTGCCTCAGGAGAGGTCAAGGACCGCCTTCGCGATCAGCTCGTTGCTCGGCTGGAACAGGGTGTGCCGGGGCAACCGGATTTCCCCTATGTTTCCCGCTGGGAAGGAGAATACCGTCAACGTCAGGTGGACTGTGCCGTTGCGCTCTATAACGAAATGGGCATAGCCCGCGATGACAAAGTGGGCCGCCACCAGGCAATCCGTCGCAATTTCGAACTCTTCGACGCCCCCCATATTGTTTTCCTGGGCATGAACCGTGACTTCGGCGCCACTATCTCGCTGGATGTGGGCATTTATGCCCAGACGCTCATGCTCGCCATGCACGCATTTGGTATCGGTTCCTGCGCCATGGGCAGCATGCGGGCATACCCGGAACTGGTGCGGGAAGCATTCGGTCTCGGCGAAGACACCGGCATCCTCCTAGGTATCAGTTTTGGTTATGAGGACCCAGACGTTGATGCCAACAGAACGCGAACTCTACGTGAACCTCTGAGCAACGCAGTCATATTCAAAGGCTGACAACCTACTGAAAAGCCCGGCCCGCCGGGCTATTTCTGGCAATAACAATAAGCAAGCTATCTGGAGCCAGTGCCGTGGACATCACGTTTTCAACAGACGATCTGAAGTTTCGGGACGAAGTCCGGTTTTTTTTTGCTAATGCTGCACCGGAGGACTCCCGGCAACTGCTCAATAATCCCCGCACCTACAAGCAGGGAGTCATTCAGTGGCAGAAAAAACTCTTTGCCCAGGGCTGGGTAGCCCCCTTCTGGCCACGTGAACATGGCGGTGCCGGCTGGTCCGCAACCCAGTCATACATTTACGAGTGCGAACGAGTCGTCGCCCAGGCCCCGGACGTGGTGCCTTTCGGACTGAAAATGGTTGGTCCGGTTATCTACACCTACGGCAACAGCGAGCAGAAAGCACGCTTCCTTCCGGGCATTCTGGATGGCACTGACTGGTGGTGCCAGGGCTATTCTGAGCCAGGCGCCGGCTCTGATCTCGCGGCGCTGAAAACCCGCGCCGACCGGGATGGCGGCGATTACATTATTAATGGCTCCAAAATCTGGACAACCTATGCCCAGTACGCTGACTGGATTTTCTGTCTGGTCCGCACAGACAACTCCGGCAAACCCCAGCAAGGCATCAGTTTCCTGCTGATCGACATGAAAACGCCGGGCATCACTGTATCGCCCATTCCCAGCATCAACGGCGTTAATTCACTCAATGAAGTTCACTTTGAAAATGTTCGCGTTCCCCAAAGTAATCGAATTGGTGAAGAAGGCCTGGGCTGGACCTATGCAAAATCGCTATTGGCCCATGAACGCACAGCCATAGCCCGGGTTGCCGATTCCAGGAGCCGGCTCGACAGATTGCGCGAGTTTGCCTCCTGCGAACACCAGGGCGGACGCCCCATGATCATGGACGAAGCGTTTCGCACCCGCTTCACTACTATCGAAACAGAACTGATGGCCCTCGAATACATGGAACTTCGGGTTCTGGCCGCTATGGCAAGTAACCGTAGCCCCGGAGCCGAATCGTCTTTGCTCAAGATCCGGGGCACTGAAATCCAGCAGGCCCTCCATGAACTGACCATCGAACTGGCAGGTCTTTATGGCTGCATGATCGCCGATGACGAGGCTTCGTCAGCTGATATCGGGCACAGCTTTGGTGACCAGGCCCGCAAGGACTTTATGTACGGTCGGGCATCGACAATTTTCGGGGGATCCAACGAGATCCAGAAAAATATTATCGCCAAGCGAGTACTCGGCCTCTGATCACAATCAGCGGCGGATTATCAAAAAAAGGATTGGGCTGTGAATTTTTCTCTCACCGAAGAACAACAAATACTTCAGGACAGCGCTGCCCGCCTTGTCGGCCAGAGCTACTCATTCGAACGCCGGCAGCAGGATGTTGGCAGTGCCACTGGCTTCGACCCGGAGCTCTGGAAGCAATTCGCAGATCTGGGCTGGCTGGCAATAGCCTTCCGGGAAGAGAATGGCGGCTTTGGTGGCGAGGCAACTGACCTGATGCTGCTGATGGAAGAGATGGGCAAGGGGCTGGTAGCAGCACCTTATGTAGCTACTGTTCTGCTGTTTGGCAAACTGGTGGAAGCCGGAACCGAAGGTCACCTGCGCGACGACCTGCTTACCCGCCTTATCGCGGGCCAGTTACAGGGCGGTGTCGCATTCATGGAACGCCAGGCGCGTTATGCACTCAACGATACCTGCACCCGCGCCAGCCGAACATCTGCCGGCTTCGGGTTGAGCGGGGAAAAAACCATGGTGCTCAACGGCCCTGTCGCCGACAAACTCATAGTGTCGGCCCGCACAGAAGGTAGCCAGCAGGACGAATCGGGCATCAGCCTGTTCCTGCTGGACACGACAACACCCGGCCTGGAACTGACCAGCTACAGACTGATGGATGGCCAGCAGGTTGCCAACGTGCGGCTGAACAACGTACAGGTTACATCCGGCCAGCTGGTTGGTCAGGAAAATGAAGGGCTCGCTCTGTTGCAGGGGGTCATCAACAAGGCTCTGCCCGGGCTTTGTGCTGAAGCTCTTGGGCTGATGACCCACCTGACCAATACCACCATCGAATATACGAAGGTCCGTAAACAGTTCGGGGTACCTATCAGCTCCTTCCAGGCGCTGCAGCATCGCATGGTGGATATGTTTACCGCCTGTGAGGAAACCCGCTCTCTTATTTACCGCTCAGTCTGTTCAGCTGACAAGCCAGACACCCAGGAACACCTCCGGAACCTTCATGCACTGAAGGTAATCACTGGCCGCAGAGGGAAACGGGTGGGCAATGACGCTATTCAACTCCACGGCGGCATGGGTATTACCGACGAGCTGGACGTGGGGCATTATGTCAAACACCTGATGGTACTCAACTCCCTGTTCGGAGACGCCGACTACCATCAGCAACAACTGGCGACCCTGTCGCTACCTGTGTGAGTACTTTGACCCTTCAGCATACCCGGAATAAAAGCTGGTTCCTGGACCGGTGCAACCTTGCAACACTTTGCCTGCTGCTGGTCTGCACCTGCGCGATCATCGAACAGTTTGTCACTACCGACTTGCTCAGCAGCCTGTCGGCAGCAGCCTTGCTGATTTTTGTGGTTCTGCAGTGGCCTGGAGTCAGCCCGACTTACAGATTCTTCGCAATCCTCGCTCCAACACTTGCCGCAGGACTCTGGCTTAGCGGAAAGATTGACGGCGAAGCCATTGCCGACGGCGCCGACCGGGCTGCATTTTTCACTCTCTTTATTACGTCCCTGGCCGTGCTCAGGGAATCCGCCAAATCGTCAACGCTCGTTCGCAAATGCGGCAAGGTACTGGTCAATCAGCCTCCGGCACGGCGCTATATGCTGATGGCTTTCGGCTCTCACCTGTTCAGCGTGATGCTGAATATCGGAGCCCTCAACGTACTGGGCACCATGGTTCGCCGGGCTATTCGTCCAGGCCTGGACACGGAAGCCCAGCGTATTGCTAACATCCGCAGCCGACGCATGCTCACAGCAACCCTTCGGGGTTTTTGCGGCGTCCCTCTCTGGGCACCAACGTCAGTAACCATGCTGCTGGTTCTGTCAGGGATTCCTGAGTTGAGCTGGGAGCAATATGCACCGCTTGGCCTGCTCTGGACCCTACTGTTTATTCTCTGGGGCGGTCTGCTGGACTGGCTGGCCTACCCGCGCTCACCCGCCCGCACCCTTGCCAATGGCAACCTGAGCCAGCTTATTCCACTGGCCGGCCTGGTCGCCCTGGTTCCGGGACTTGCTTACGGCTTGTCCAGGCTGACAGGGCTGGAGCTGTTCCCGACTCTGTTAATGTGCGCTCCCGTTATTGGCCTGGCCTGGATCTGGCAACAATACCGGGGGCTGCCGGTGGCCTTCAAAGCCGGACTGTTCACAAGACGGCTGAAACGATCATTCCCGAAAACCTTTACCAATCAGCGTAACGAAGTAATCCTGTTCACCACTTCGGGCTTTATAGGTGTCATTCTGATTCCGCTGATTGACCCGACAACAGCCAGCACGCTGCTCACCCAGGCCAATATCAGCAATGCATCCATAATGGTTGGCATATCCCTGGTCATGCTGGTCTGCTCTTTCGTGGGGATCAACGCCATTATCACCGTCACCCTGATGCTGGGAACCTTACAACAGATTCCCGGCCTGGGCATCTCGCCTCTGGTACAGGCTTCGGTTATCGCTATCACCTGGGCTGTTTTTGCAGGAGCCTCGCCGTTTACAGCGTCTCTACGTTTCATCTCCAGCTTTTCGGGCATATCTCCGTTGCGCTTCGGAGTGTTCTGGAATGGCTGGTTCAGCATCAGCGTTCTGGCAATTATGTACCTGACTCTTTACCTGGTGCTGTGAAGCACCACCCGATATAAACCATAAAGGAGCCTCAACATGAGTCTACCGGATACTTTGAAAGGCAAGCTGAATCTCCCGGTGCTCTGCTCACCGATGTTCATCATCTCTACCCCAAAGATGGTTATCGAGCAGTGCAAGGCCGGTATCATCGGCTCATTCCCGGCACTTAACGCCCGCCCGGCAGAAAAACTTGATGAATGGCTGACCGAAATCGACGAGATACTCGCCGCTTACCAGGCAGAGAACCCAGACCTGAAAGTCGGCCCTTATGCGGTCAATCAGATTGCACACCCTACCAATGACCGCCTCGAACACGACATGCAAGTGTGTGTGAAACACAAGGTGCCAATCATCATAACCAGCCTGCAGGCCAACCCGATGGTTATCGAGGCGGCACACAGCTACGGTGGTCTGGTCTTTCACGACGTCACCAATATTCGCCATGCAAAAAAGGCACTTAGCATGGGTGTGGATGGACTGATTCTGGTGACCGCCGGCGCCGGTGGCCATGCAGGAACCCTCAGCCCCTTTGCACTGTTGTCGGAGATCCGCCAGATCTTTAATGGCCCTGTAATCCTCGGCGGAGCCATTACCAAAGGCAACCACGTTCTCAGTGCCGAGGTTATGGGCGCAGACATGGCGTATATGGGCACCCGGTTTATCGCCACAGAGGAAGCCAACGCCGATCAGTCCTACAAGGATATGATTGTTGAATCCTCAGCCTCTGAAATTGTCTATACAAACCTGTTTACCGGTGTTCACGGCAACTACCTCAGAGGAAGCATACTGCAGGCCGGGATGGACCCCGACAACCTGCCCGAATCAGATAAAAGCAAAATGAGCTTCGGTTCCGACAGAACCAAAAGCAAAGCCTGGAGAGACATCTGGGGCGCTGGTCAGGGCGTAGGAGGCATCACCCAACAGAAATCCGTGGCCGACACTGTGGCTGAGCTGAGGGACGAATATGAAACAGCGAAGCAACAGATCACCAGCAATAACTAATTCAGAATCCTGAAATAAAAAAAGGGCCGAAAAGCCCTTTTTTTATCTACTCTTCCAACCCTGATTACTGCATCACGACCGGCTGAAGTTCCCCTCCCGCCGTTCTTTTACAGCCGCCATCCCTTCCTTATGATCAGAAGTTCTGGCTAACCATGCCTGCTCTGCAAACTCATGTTCGAGGCGCACCCGCAACTCCTCACCGAGTCCCTGGCGGAGCGTAGCCCGGGTAGACTCCACTGCCAGGGGAGCACAAAGGGCAATCTCTGAGGCCAGTGCCAGTGCTTCATCACGAACCTTGTCCGCCGCAACCAGCACGTCACCCAGCCCGAATTCAAGAGCCTCTTCGCCCTTGATCCGGCGACCGGTAAGGAGCATCAACCGTGCCCGCTGCTGGCCAATCAGTCGCGGTAACACCAGACTGATCCCGAACCCCGGGTGAATGCCGAGTTGCACGAAGTTCGCAGCAAAGCGGGTCTCGGGGCAGATCACCCTGAAGTCCGGCACCAGCGACAAACCTAGCCCACCACCAATGGCTGCACCGTGAATTGCTCCAACCACCGGCTTGTTGCACTCAAACAACCGGACGGCTGCTTTATACAACGTAATGGCGCTGTTATCAGAACCCGGTTTGAAAAGATCATTGCCGCTGGAAGAAAAGTCCGCCCCGGCGCAGAAAGCCTTCCCCTGGGCTGCGAGAACTATGGCCCGGCAGCGGTCATCCTGATCAAGAACCTCAAAGGTTTCCGCAAGGTGCTCAATCAGCGTCACATCAAAAAAGTTAAGTGGTGGCCGGCAGATTTCCACCAGTGCCACATGGCCATGCCACTCTACAACAACATCTTCAAATTTATTCATGGGTTCTCCTGCTCACTTTATCGGGATACAACATCCCAGGCTCGGGTAGCGGCCTTGCCGGACCCATGAGTATCAATTTCAGATGCGACAGCCATACCGAGTCGTTCAGACCAATAGAACTCTGAACCAAACTCCTCCCGCCAGCTCCAGACCCTGCGACTGTATTGATGCAACGGGTACTCAAAACTGAATCCCATGGCACCATGGGCCTGGTGTGCATCACGGGGCACCTTGCCTGCAGCCTCTGAAGCCACTACCTTGGCTGTTGCCACCGGAAGCAAAATATCCATGCTTCCACTGAACGGCGCAGGGTGCGAAGACATCATGCGAATTGCCTGTTCAACCGCTGCGCCGGTAATGGCACTCTCACCCGCAATATCCGCGACCTTGTGCTGAACCGCCTGGAACTTGCCCAATGGGCGGCCGAACTGCTGACGCTCTTTGACATAGCCAACCGTCAGCTCCCCCATTTTTTCCAGCGCGCCAGCAATCTGGCATGCACGCACCAGTGCACAAAACTGCACCAGACCATCTGCCGTCATACCTTCTACCGGCTCAGACAACTGGTCAGGAACCGCTGAATTGAGAGTAACCCGTGAGCGTGCCTCACCAGCCAGGCTTTCATAATGCTGAACGTCCACGTCAGACGGGGCAAACACTGCTATGCGGATCAGGCCGCCTTCTGTTACTGGCATTACCAGGATCTCAGCCTCAGGCACTCCCGTGGCTGCTTCTACCACACCGTTGATTTCCCCCTGCGCCAGCACTGGCAGGTCGCCGCCATCCATCGCCAACGCCGCCCAACCGCCAGTAATCGCAAGTCCGCTTTCAGCCTGCAACAGACTGGCAACCAGCGTATCAGCCAGAGGCACCGGCAGAGCAAAACCGGCCGCCTGACGAATCAGATTGAAACCCAGGGCCAGCGACCCCCCGACACCACCAGCAACCTCAGGCACCCACGCCAGAGTCAGGCCTGCCTCAAGGACAGCCTTTTGCAGGCGTGCAGGAGCCTCACCACATTCAGAGCCATTAACAGTCTCTGCATCACACTGATCAGTAAACAGGCGGTGAGCAGTATCACGAATCAGCTGATCCGTTTCTTCCATATCAAATCCCATAATAAATCCCCCGTGAGCCGCTAGCTCAGCGTAACCCCATGCCACGGGCGATGATGCCCTTGAGTATCTCGTTGGTACCGCCCCGCAAGGTGAACGAGGGTGACCGCAGCAAACTGTCGGCCATGAGATTCTGCAGCTCATCGCCATAACCCTGCTTCATGCGTACCGGCCAGAACTCCCGTAGCCGTTCAATAATATCCTGCTCAAACCGGGTTCCCAGATCCTTGACCAGTGCGGCCTCCACTTCAGGGGAACGCCCTTGCCCCAGCAAAGCGGCAACCCCGAGGGACATGGCACGTAACCCACGGATACGGGCAACAATACTGCCCACAACCGCGGCCTGGTGCCCGGTCATGTTCGACGCGCCCTGCTGCAATGCTTTCTCCAGCGCAACAAAGGTGCTCAGAAAACGTTCCGGTCCCGAGCGCTCCAGCGCCAGCTCATTGGTGATCTGCTTCCAGCCCTCACCGACAGCACCCAATACTGCATCGTCCGGCACGAAAACCTTCTCGAAATGGCTTTCGTTAAAGTGCTCTACGCCACTCATGTCCCGGATACCCCGCACCGTTACCCCGGGAGAATCCAGTGGAATGAAAAACTGGGTCAGCCCATCATGGCGCTTTTCAGGATTCCGCTCTCCGGTGCGTGCGAGTACTGTCATGTATTGGCATTGCTGTGCGCCAGATGACCAGAGTTTGGTACCAGTAACCTCCCAGCCCCCTTCTACCCTGATCGCCCGCGTGCGGACAGAGGCAAGGTCTGAACCGGATTCAGGCTCACTCAGACCCAGCGCCACAAAGCACTTACCTGCGGCAATCTGCGGCAGGATTTTCTGTTTCATGTCTTCAGTTCCGGTAGCCAGGATCAGCGGCCCGCTCTGGCGATCAGCAATCCAGTGGGCATGTACCGGGGCTCCCGCCACCAACATTTCTTCAGTAATCACGTAGCGATGGAGGGCACTCAGTTCACGGCCACCGTACTGCCGGGGCCATGTAACACCGATCCAGCCTTTCTCACCAAGTTTCCGGCTGAACTCCGGGTCAATCCCGGCGCACCAGCAGTCCGTTACCGGAGTAAAACCACCACCACGGACTTCCTCTTCAAGAAAGGCTCGCACTTCCTTGCGAAGCTCATCTACGCTTTCATCAATCTGCGGAG
This sequence is a window from Marinobacter sp. ANT_B65. Protein-coding genes within it:
- a CDS encoding IclR family transcriptional regulator C-terminal domain-containing protein, which produces MTLHQEKEQKLIVQSFIRGLEVIKTFGEGAATLSLSEVASRAGISRASARRLLHTLCDQGYARTDGKQFWLTPRILELGFSYLSSMEIWSFAQTCMEELVQRVHESCSIAVLDGYDIYYVMRVPTRKLLKSTLNVGSTLPAHVVSLGRIQLAELTDDELDHFLETANIEPYTGFTVTDKNRLREIIREDGAKGWSVVDRELEEGMCGISVPIHNPQGKTIAAINITLPPSKAAETGVLDYLRDQLQETASQIHRELARRQ
- a CDS encoding nitroreductase; this translates as MVLSKPTMSLVDAITSRRSTRGFLPDQVPQDVMQHVFEIAQQAPSNCNTQPWKVFVASGEVKDRLRDQLVARLEQGVPGQPDFPYVSRWEGEYRQRQVDCAVALYNEMGIARDDKVGRHQAIRRNFELFDAPHIVFLGMNRDFGATISLDVGIYAQTLMLAMHAFGIGSCAMGSMRAYPELVREAFGLGEDTGILLGISFGYEDPDVDANRTRTLREPLSNAVIFKG
- a CDS encoding acyl-CoA dehydrogenase family protein, translated to MDITFSTDDLKFRDEVRFFFANAAPEDSRQLLNNPRTYKQGVIQWQKKLFAQGWVAPFWPREHGGAGWSATQSYIYECERVVAQAPDVVPFGLKMVGPVIYTYGNSEQKARFLPGILDGTDWWCQGYSEPGAGSDLAALKTRADRDGGDYIINGSKIWTTYAQYADWIFCLVRTDNSGKPQQGISFLLIDMKTPGITVSPIPSINGVNSLNEVHFENVRVPQSNRIGEEGLGWTYAKSLLAHERTAIARVADSRSRLDRLREFASCEHQGGRPMIMDEAFRTRFTTIETELMALEYMELRVLAAMASNRSPGAESSLLKIRGTEIQQALHELTIELAGLYGCMIADDEASSADIGHSFGDQARKDFMYGRASTIFGGSNEIQKNIIAKRVLGL
- a CDS encoding acyl-CoA dehydrogenase family protein — its product is MNFSLTEEQQILQDSAARLVGQSYSFERRQQDVGSATGFDPELWKQFADLGWLAIAFREENGGFGGEATDLMLLMEEMGKGLVAAPYVATVLLFGKLVEAGTEGHLRDDLLTRLIAGQLQGGVAFMERQARYALNDTCTRASRTSAGFGLSGEKTMVLNGPVADKLIVSARTEGSQQDESGISLFLLDTTTPGLELTSYRLMDGQQVANVRLNNVQVTSGQLVGQENEGLALLQGVINKALPGLCAEALGLMTHLTNTTIEYTKVRKQFGVPISSFQALQHRMVDMFTACEETRSLIYRSVCSADKPDTQEHLRNLHALKVITGRRGKRVGNDAIQLHGGMGITDELDVGHYVKHLMVLNSLFGDADYHQQQLATLSLPV
- a CDS encoding NAD(P)H-dependent flavin oxidoreductase — protein: MSLPDTLKGKLNLPVLCSPMFIISTPKMVIEQCKAGIIGSFPALNARPAEKLDEWLTEIDEILAAYQAENPDLKVGPYAVNQIAHPTNDRLEHDMQVCVKHKVPIIITSLQANPMVIEAAHSYGGLVFHDVTNIRHAKKALSMGVDGLILVTAGAGGHAGTLSPFALLSEIRQIFNGPVILGGAITKGNHVLSAEVMGADMAYMGTRFIATEEANADQSYKDMIVESSASEIVYTNLFTGVHGNYLRGSILQAGMDPDNLPESDKSKMSFGSDRTKSKAWRDIWGAGQGVGGITQQKSVADTVAELRDEYETAKQQITSNN
- a CDS encoding enoyl-CoA hydratase/isomerase family protein, coding for MNKFEDVVVEWHGHVALVEICRPPLNFFDVTLIEHLAETFEVLDQDDRCRAIVLAAQGKAFCAGADFSSSGNDLFKPGSDNSAITLYKAAVRLFECNKPVVGAIHGAAIGGGLGLSLVPDFRVICPETRFAANFVQLGIHPGFGISLVLPRLIGQQRARLMLLTGRRIKGEEALEFGLGDVLVAADKVRDEALALASEIALCAPLAVESTRATLRQGLGEELRVRLEHEFAEQAWLARTSDHKEGMAAVKERREGNFSRS
- a CDS encoding acyl-CoA dehydrogenase family protein, whose translation is MGFDMEETDQLIRDTAHRLFTDQCDAETVNGSECGEAPARLQKAVLEAGLTLAWVPEVAGGVGGSLALGFNLIRQAAGFALPVPLADTLVASLLQAESGLAITGGWAALAMDGGDLPVLAQGEINGVVEAATGVPEAEILVMPVTEGGLIRIAVFAPSDVDVQHYESLAGEARSRVTLNSAVPDQLSEPVEGMTADGLVQFCALVRACQIAGALEKMGELTVGYVKERQQFGRPLGKFQAVQHKVADIAGESAITGAAVEQAIRMMSSHPAPFSGSMDILLPVATAKVVASEAAGKVPRDAHQAHGAMGFSFEYPLHQYSRRVWSWREEFGSEFYWSERLGMAVASEIDTHGSGKAATRAWDVVSR
- a CDS encoding acyl-CoA dehydrogenase family protein; translated protein: MESVRFNFPAPQIDESVDELRKEVRAFLEEEVRGGGFTPVTDCWCAGIDPEFSRKLGEKGWIGVTWPRQYGGRELSALHRYVITEEMLVAGAPVHAHWIADRQSGPLILATGTEDMKQKILPQIAAGKCFVALGLSEPESGSDLASVRTRAIRVEGGWEVTGTKLWSSGAQQCQYMTVLARTGERNPEKRHDGLTQFFIPLDSPGVTVRGIRDMSGVEHFNESHFEKVFVPDDAVLGAVGEGWKQITNELALERSGPERFLSTFVALEKALQQGASNMTGHQAAVVGSIVARIRGLRAMSLGVAALLGQGRSPEVEAALVKDLGTRFEQDIIERLREFWPVRMKQGYGDELQNLMADSLLRSPSFTLRGGTNEILKGIIARGMGLR